TAGCCACCGCGAAGGCAAATAAGCTGATGAATCTGCCATTGAATGGTGTGTTCGGCAGTTCCTTCGAGTGGGTTGCCGATAGCCGCACCCTCATTGCGCACACGGTGCTGCCCAACCGCGGTGAGGTGCCCGCCAGCAACGCCGTTCCGACTGGCCCGATTGTGCAGGAAAACGTGGGCAAGAAAGCGGCTGCTCGCACCTACCAAGATTTGCTGAAAAATCCCAGCGACGAAAAGATCTTTGACTACTACGCCACGACTCAGCTCGTGAAAGTCAACCTTAATGGCAAAACGACGCCTCTCGGTCAACCCGGCGTGATCCAAGTAGCTAGCCCCTCGCCCGATGGCAAGTACGTGCTGGTAAAAACCCGCCACCTTCCCTACTCTTATCAGCTCACGGTGGGCAGCTTCCCAGTGAAAGTCGATGTGCTCGACATGAGCGGCCAGCCGGTGAAAACCATCGCCGACCTTCCTCTTGCCGATAACGTACCCACCAATTTTGACGCCGTTGCCACCGGCCAGCGTCGCCATGATTGGCGGGAAGATGCCCCTGCTACCCTTTACTGGGTAGAAGCGCAAGACGGCGGCGACCCCAAAGTACAAGCGCCCGTGCGCGACAAGATCTTCACGCTGGAGGCGCCCTTCTCTGCGCCTGCCCAGGAGCTAGCGGCCTTGCCGTTGCGCTACAGCGACATCTACTGGGGCACTTCGTCGCTGGCGCTGGTGCAAGGCTACCGCTGGGCCGACCGTAAGGAGATGACCTGGACGATCAACCCATCGGCGAAAAGCGCACCGGCTGTTCTCTTCGACCGCTCGTCGCAGGATACCTACAACGACCCCGGCGCTCCCTACCAGCACCGTAACGCTGCTGGTCGCTACGTGCTGGCCACCGACGCCAAAAGCCAGACGATTTACATGGTCGGCAATGGCGCCTCACCCGAAGGCGACCGGCCGTTCGTCGATCAGCTCGATTTGAAAACCAAGAAAGCTAGCCGCTGGTGGCGGTCGGAGGCACCGTATTTCGAAGTGCCGGTAGCCATTCTTGACACCGATAAGCGCCTGCTCGTCATACGTCGCGAATCGCAGAAGGAAAACCCGAACTACTTCCTGCGCGACGTCAACAAGAAGAAGCTCACGGCGCTTACCAAGTTTCCCAACCCCTACGCATCGGTAGGCAGCCTGCAAAAGCAAGTGCTTAAATACAAGCGCGCCGACGGTGTCGACCTAACGGCCAACCTTTACCTACCCCCAAACTATAAGAAATCGGACGGCCCGCTGCCGACGCTCATGGAGGCCTATCCGGTAGAGTTTAAGGATAAGAGCGACGCGGGTCAGGTAAAAGGTTCGCCCTACACCTTCACGCGTCTGAGCTGGGCTTCGCCGATCTTCTGGGTCACGCAAGGGTATGCCGTACTGCAAGGCACTTCCATCCCGATTGTAGGGGAAGGCAACAAAGAGCCCAACGACACTTACACCGAGCAGCTTGTAGCCAGCGCTAAAGCTGCTATCGACGAAGGAGCTAGGCTAGGTGTAGTAGACCGCAACCGCGTGGGAGTAATGGGCCACTCCTACGGCGCCTTTATGACCGCCAACTTACTTGCCCACAGCAATTTATTTAAGGCAGGCATCGCTCGGAGCGGCGCTTACAACCGCACCCTCACGCCCTTCGGCTTCCAAGCGGAGGAGCGCACCTACTGGCAAGCTCCCGAGGTGTACAATGCTATGTCCCCTTTCAACTACGCCGACAAAGTGAAGACTCCCATCCTGCTCATTCACGGTGAGGCTGATAACAACTCCGGCACGTTCCCACTGCAAAGCGAGCGTTTCTACAATGCCCTGAAAGGCCACGGCGCGACCGTGCGCTACGTAGTGCTGCCCTTCGAAGCACACAGCTACGCTTCGCGTGAGAATATTATGCACATGTTGTGGGAGATGAATACATGGTTGGATAAGTACGTGAAGAGCGCACCTGCTGCGCCAACCCAACCAGCGCAGTAATTCGGTAACTGTGTTAAAAAGCAGGTTTGCGTCTCTTTACACGATAGGCCAACTTTTGCCCAATACTTGAACAATTTTATCCAATACAAAAGGCGTCATCCGTGTGGATGACGCCTTTTGTATTTATAAGCTTAGAAAGACCAAAAGGCTTATAAACGACCCAAGCACACTTTTAGGCTGTCGCGCCAATGCGGAATGGCGATACCTAGGTTAGTCTTCGCCTTTGTCTTATCCATTACGGAAAAAGCTGGGCGCGTGGCTTTCGTGGGATATTCAGAAGTGCGAATTGGTACAGTGCGCACCACTGTGTTGCTCAGCTCAAAAATAGCCGTGGCAAAGTCGTACCACGACGTCACGCCTTCATTGCTGTAGTGATAGATGCCGTATTGCTGATTCTGGCGTTCAATGATGCTGAGAATGCAGCCGGCTAAGTCAATGGCATAGGTGGGTGTACCAACCTGGTCCCAAATGATGCGAAGCTCCTCCCGCTCCCGGCCCAGCTTCAGCATCGTTTTCACGAAGTTGTTGGCGTATTCAGAGTAGAGCCAGCTAGTACGCAAGATGAAATACCGCTCTGCATGCGCCGGAATGACCTGCTCACCTTCCAGCTTCGTGAGGCCATATACGCTAATAGGTTCGGCCGCATCCGTTTCCACGAGAGGCTGATTACCGGTGCCGGCAAACACAAAATCGGTGGAAATATGGATGAGCGTAGTACCAAATTCACCGCACAGTCGGGCTAGGTTCTCGGCACCGTCCTTGTTGATTTTTCGAGCTAGTTCTACCTCGTCCTCAGCCTTGTCAACGGCGGTATAAGCTGCGCAGTTGATACAATAAGCTGGCTTATGCTGCTCAAATACCGTCCGCAGCTTATCTGTATCTAAGATGTTGGCTTGGTCTTCTGCTGGGAAAATAATGCCATCCATGTTTCGCTCTTGTGAAACATGGCGAAGGCACTGACCTAGCTGGCCGGAGGCCCCAAAAACCACTGTTGAACTCATATGCTATGTTGGGTTAATAACGCAAGTTGGTATTGAGCCCGAAAGTAGTTCTTTTGCGGGAACGCACTGTGGTGCCTTCTCACTCCTTACAAAGACGAGCGCTTATTTTTGATCGGCTCGAAGCGCTGCTCACGCGGTTGCTTTTCACTCAGATACTTCCAATACCGCAGCGGAATATGACGTCGGTGCAGCTTCAGGTTTTTACGCTCCGGGATATTAGCGTGGTCGAAATACGTTTGCCAGAGCAGCTTGAACAAGGGCTCCCGCTCATCCAGCACCGTCGCCGACACATCGGAGCGGCGCTGGGGCGCTTCTGTTTCAAACTCGACAATGTCGGTGCGAGCTAGGTCGTAGTAAAGGCCGTAGCGGCGGCGCTGGTCAAAAATAAGCCAGCGCTGGTCAGCGTAGCGCTTGGTGAAATGCGGCGCAATGAGCGGCAGCACGTCGAAATCGGGCTCAATGGTAGCGTGGAATAACTCTTCGGAAGTTTTCTCAAAGCGCACGAAGGCTTCCATCCGGTGCTTCTCACGCCCTAGCTGCTGACTAATGTGGTGCACGAGCCGCACCGTATCGTCGGCATAATTCTCTGAAACATCTACCCGTCCGCGTGCCGTTACGGCTTGCTGCACAAAGCGGCAGATAAGCATTTCGCGGTCGGGGCGCTCAGAAAGGAAGACATGATACAGCTTCGTGCGCGTGTCGTTATCCATGTACTTTAGCATGCCCTTCCAGACCCGTTCCGCCTTTTCCTCGTTCGTTTGAATGGGTACTGTAGCGGTGAACAGTCCGCCCTGCACGGCGTCGGCTGGCTGGATGCTGTTTGGCTGCACTTTGCGCTCGTACATCTCCAGCAGCACCGTTAATAAGCCATCAAAAGAGCCGTCGTACGTATAGTCGTGGGTCATGGGCAGGGAGTGTCACAGCTCATTTGGCGTTGAATGAGGCCGTGCAGGCTACTACTTTCAGGTGATACGGAGTATTTCTAAGTTACGCGGCCACTTAATACGCCTTTGCGCGTTCCTTGGCCTGCAAAAACTTGATAAGCAACTCATTCACTTCAGTGGGTTTTTCTAATTGCACCCAGTGCGTAGCGTCGGGGAAGTAGTGCAACTCTCCGTTTTCGCATAGCTTGAAGCTCAGTTCCGCTAGCTTGGCATTCAGCGTCACATCTTGCTTGCCCCAAATAAGTTGAACAGGCGTTGTGACCCGTGGCTCTTTGTCTTTGTTGCCTAATGTATAGCGGAAGGCGCGATACCAATTGATCATGCCCCGCATTGCATTAGGGCGCATCCAAGCCGCTCGGTAGCGCTGCAAATCGGCTTGGCGGAAGGCGCCCCGGTGGCTAGTGCTGGTCAGCAGACCTAGGTTGTTGAGCATAAATTGCTCAGGTAGCCAGGGCAGTTGAAAGAAGAACATGTACCAACTTCGCACCACCTGATCGGGGATGCGAAGAAATGCGCTTGGCAGCACCGCTGGATGCGGTACATTCAGAACAGAAGCATTAAGAATGCGGGTTTCGTGATACGTAGCCAGGTACCATGTCACGATACCGCCCCAGTCGTGGCCGATGAGGC
This Hymenobacter sp. GOD-10R DNA region includes the following protein-coding sequences:
- a CDS encoding alpha/beta hydrolase, giving the protein MRYELEHHYIWTNGVTLHVVQCGPKEGPLVILLHGFPDFWYGWRHQIEPLAAAGYRVWVPDQRGYNLSDKPSRIREYTLPTLAHDIVGLIDAAGREQASLIGHDWGGIVTWYLATYHETRILNASVLNVPHPAVLPSAFLRIPDQVVRSWYMFFFQLPWLPEQFMLNNLGLLTSTSHRGAFRQADLQRYRAAWMRPNAMRGMINWYRAFRYTLGNKDKEPRVTTPVQLIWGKQDVTLNAKLAELSFKLCENGELHYFPDATHWVQLEKPTEVNELLIKFLQAKERAKAY
- a CDS encoding alpha/beta hydrolase family protein; this encodes MQKLSALTGALWLSALAAQGQDATYQTPPKTIVDLVDAPATPRVSLSSDGKWMVLMPIQDFPSIAELSQPELRIAGLRLNPRTNGPSRVSYSTNLMLKRLGNSKEIPVQGLPKPAKISEVSWSPDNTKLAFALTTDATPTDSRMELWLVDVATAKANKLMNLPLNGVFGSSFEWVADSRTLIAHTVLPNRGEVPASNAVPTGPIVQENVGKKAAARTYQDLLKNPSDEKIFDYYATTQLVKVNLNGKTTPLGQPGVIQVASPSPDGKYVLVKTRHLPYSYQLTVGSFPVKVDVLDMSGQPVKTIADLPLADNVPTNFDAVATGQRRHDWREDAPATLYWVEAQDGGDPKVQAPVRDKIFTLEAPFSAPAQELAALPLRYSDIYWGTSSLALVQGYRWADRKEMTWTINPSAKSAPAVLFDRSSQDTYNDPGAPYQHRNAAGRYVLATDAKSQTIYMVGNGASPEGDRPFVDQLDLKTKKASRWWRSEAPYFEVPVAILDTDKRLLVIRRESQKENPNYFLRDVNKKKLTALTKFPNPYASVGSLQKQVLKYKRADGVDLTANLYLPPNYKKSDGPLPTLMEAYPVEFKDKSDAGQVKGSPYTFTRLSWASPIFWVTQGYAVLQGTSIPIVGEGNKEPNDTYTEQLVASAKAAIDEGARLGVVDRNRVGVMGHSYGAFMTANLLAHSNLFKAGIARSGAYNRTLTPFGFQAEERTYWQAPEVYNAMSPFNYADKVKTPILLIHGEADNNSGTFPLQSERFYNALKGHGATVRYVVLPFEAHSYASRENIMHMLWEMNTWLDKYVKSAPAAPTQPAQ
- the rfbD gene encoding dTDP-4-dehydrorhamnose reductase, encoding MSSTVVFGASGQLGQCLRHVSQERNMDGIIFPAEDQANILDTDKLRTVFEQHKPAYCINCAAYTAVDKAEDEVELARKINKDGAENLARLCGEFGTTLIHISTDFVFAGTGNQPLVETDAAEPISVYGLTKLEGEQVIPAHAERYFILRTSWLYSEYANNFVKTMLKLGREREELRIIWDQVGTPTYAIDLAGCILSIIERQNQQYGIYHYSNEGVTSWYDFATAIFELSNTVVRTVPIRTSEYPTKATRPAFSVMDKTKAKTNLGIAIPHWRDSLKVCLGRL
- a CDS encoding TIGR03915 family putative DNA repair protein is translated as MTHDYTYDGSFDGLLTVLLEMYERKVQPNSIQPADAVQGGLFTATVPIQTNEEKAERVWKGMLKYMDNDTRTKLYHVFLSERPDREMLICRFVQQAVTARGRVDVSENYADDTVRLVHHISQQLGREKHRMEAFVRFEKTSEELFHATIEPDFDVLPLIAPHFTKRYADQRWLIFDQRRRYGLYYDLARTDIVEFETEAPQRRSDVSATVLDEREPLFKLLWQTYFDHANIPERKNLKLHRRHIPLRYWKYLSEKQPREQRFEPIKNKRSSL